Proteins from a single region of Anastrepha ludens isolate Willacy chromosome 5, idAnaLude1.1, whole genome shotgun sequence:
- the LOC128863635 gene encoding pyridine nucleotide-disulfide oxidoreductase domain-containing protein 1: MDSYSNDKNSQLEEHSVSFLVVGGGIAGVSCAETLAIYHPEESIILLTESSLIKTIANLEPVARYVYKFDVKEQSLEDTKHLAPAIVTIVDQLLRIEASEHRAITQHGRSIFYKSICLCTGAVPHLIFNNTSCVIGIRDTDSVLTLQRRLKNAKSVVLLGNGGIASELAYELHGVEVHWVIKDGHIASTFVDAGAAHFFQVSMRHNKSKEKIASVEKPEATSIVKRLRYAEILSEDQSKDVIKHGAALGPDWHRNFTLKGSAVAELDSPIMYYKTHVEQIIEENNLLVVKLSNGEQIKCDFLVSATGVEPHHNYCCSVPLTLASDGGIAVNDMMETNVEGIYAAGDVCTCIWEHGEHWLQMRLWTQARQMGCMAGRSMSAKLRNEVIYQDFCFELFGHVTQLFGYSVVLLGRYNGQGLGTDYEILLRCTPQKEYIKFILQNGRLRGAILIGNTELAETCENLILNGIDLTPYGDDILNPDIDIEDYFD; the protein is encoded by the coding sequence ATGGACTCTTATAGCAATGACAAAAATTCACAGCTCGAGGAACATTCGGTATCTTTCCTAGTCGTAGGCGGTGGCATTGCCGGTGTATCATGCGCAGAAACCCTTGCCATTTATCATCCAGAAGAgagtataattttattaacgGAATCCAGCCTTATAAAAACTATAGCGAATTTAGAACCTGTCGCAcgttatgtttataaatttgatgTAAAAGAACAGTCTTTGGAAGACACCAAACACCTTGCCCCAGCAATCGTAACCATAGTCGACCAGCTCCTGCGAATAGAAGCCTCGGAACATCGCGCTATAACCCAACACGGGCGCAGCATATTTTACAAGTCAATTTGTCTTTGTACAGGAGCTGTACCTCACCTAATTTTCAATAACACTTCTTGTGTTATTGGAATACGCGACACTGATTCAGTTCTGACATTACAGCGGcgtttgaaaaatgcaaaaagtgtgGTATTGTTGGGCAACGGTGGCATTGCCAGCGAACTTGCTTACGAACTGCATGGTGTTGAAGTACATTGGGTCATCAAAGACGGTCATATAGCATCAACATTTGTAGATGCTGGTGCTGCACATTTCTTCCAAGTATCGATGCGTCATAATAAATCAAAGGAAAAGATTGCTTCAGTTGAAAAACCGGAGGCCACCTCAATCGTTAAACGGTTAAGATACGCCGAAATACTATCAGAAGATCAAAGTAAAGATGTAATAAAACATGGGGCTGCTCTAGGTCCAGATTGGCATAGAAATTTTACACTTAAAGGAAGTGCAGTTGCTGAGCTAGACTCTCCAATCATGTATTACAAAACCCATGTTGAACAAATAATAGAAGAGAATAACCTGTTAGTTGTGAAGCTCTCCAATGGAGAACAAATTAAATGTGATTTTCTTGTTTCGGCGACTGGGGTTGAACCGCATCATAATTATTGCTGTTCAGTGCCTCTAACTTTGGCTTCTGACGGGGGAATCGCCGTAAATGATATGATGGAAACTAATGTAGAAGGGATTTATGCAGCTGGTGATGTTTGTACTTGTATCTGGGAGCATGGAGAGCACTGGTTACAAATGAGGCTATGGACACAAGCGCGTCAAATGGGTTGTATGGCTGGGCGTAGTATGAGCGCGAAACTAAGAAATGAAGTAATTTATCAAGATTtctgttttgaactttttgggCATGTAACACAGCTTTTTGGTTATTCAGTTGTACTACTTGGTCGATATAATGGCCAAGGCTTAGGAACTGATTATGAAATATTACTCCGTTGCACTCCCCAAAAAgagtatataaaatttatactacAAAATGGACGCCTACGAGGAGCAATATTGATTGGAAATACAGAACTTGCTGAGACCTGCGAGAATTTAATATTGAACGGCATAGACCTCACACCATATGGAGATGACATTCTTAATCCAGATATTGATATCGAAGACTATTTTGATTAA
- the LOC128863636 gene encoding 28S ribosomal protein S18b, mitochondrial: MFTILRGISRNLTSTFAIADRVVRPHKITYFHSNAVLRCQVKEEQIKDDSESVNLTDDAVKDQKKDRTQIIPVETSIRYLQSSAYKETYGDQFVWEQYRRNHKGALPPRKTRKTCIRKGVISTGNPCPICRDEYLVLDHRNIDLLRQFISPHTGKVLSYSKTGLCQKKHFELLVAIERAWDYGLITFDVPFRKFDLDEYYGNVANKTQ; this comes from the exons ATGTTTACAATTCTGAGAGGAATATCTAGAAATCTGACTAGTACATTTGCTATTGCTGATCGCGTAGTTCGTCCTcacaaaattacatattttcattCCAATGCCGTTTTAAGATGCCAAGTTAAAGAAGAACAAATTAAAGATGATTCTGAATCAGTAAATCTTACAGATGATGCAGTGAAGGACCAGAAAAAAGATCGAACGCAGATTATACCAGTAGAAACATCAATCCGATATCTTCAAAGTTCTGCTTACAAGGAAACATATGGTGACCAGTTCGTGTGGGAGCAATATAG ACGTAACCATAAAGGGGCATTACCTCCTCGTAAAACACGTAAAACTTGCATACGCAAAGGTGTAATTTCTACAGGAAATCCATGTCCTATTTGTCGTGACGAATACTTAGTCTTAGATCATCGTAATATTGACTTACTACGCCAGTTTATATCGCCGCATACTGGTAAAGTTCTAAGTTATTCTAAAACAGGTCTCtgtcaaaaaaaacattttgagctTCTAGTGGCTATAGAACGTGCTTGGGATTACGGGCTCATAACTTTTGACGTCCCTTTTCGAAAGTTCGATCTTGACGAATATTACGGCAACGTCGCAAATAAAACGCAATAA
- the LOC128863637 gene encoding transcription initiation factor TFIID subunit 13: protein MTTNANIDENFENPDFDEDELGEEQFVSTTAGRKRLFSKELRCMMYGFGDDKNPYTESVDLLEDVVIEFITEMTHKAMEIGRTGRVQVEDIIFLVRKDQRKYARVKDLLTMNEELKKARKAFDEIKYVGNEAKIK, encoded by the exons ATGACAACAAACGCAAATATAgacgaaaattttgaaaacccaGAC TTCGACGAAGATGAATTGGGTGAGGAGCAGTTTGTCTCCACTACGGCTGGAAGGAAACGACTGTTCAGCAAAGAACTGCGATGCATGATGTATGGTTTTGGAGATGATAAGAACCCATATACCGAAAGTGTGGACTTGTTGGAGGACGTGGTAATTGAATTCATAACCGAAATGACACACAAGGCAATGGAAATCGGGCGTACTGGTCGTGTACAAGTAGAAGATATTATATTCTTAGTTCGAAAGGACCAAAGAAAATATGCGCGAGTCAAAGATTTGTTAACCATGAATGAAGAATTGAAAAAGGCGAGAAAGGCAtttgatgaaattaaatatgtgG GTAATGAGGCAAAAATCAAATGA
- the LOC128863029 gene encoding protein rotatin homolog — protein MSLQLDHATVRKLSHESSEIRLRTLEQIWNKLSRALEHNEQLQFKAGDLCKQLIRWFGFQPLCAVPRVLKLLLLILRSNYSEEAIQQLGVERFKKEIEKVKLLLKKYPTESQAVDEINRLLSDYQENQMKDETDKVTEAFNLLSLPATGEVGCAKYEKLISHFEPTDFEQVWSKPTPADFTALSFIADLLTTDIGKVEMTNALLHLEITMQDYPAEYMLQAPHVFLALMHLFRFDDDIESKSVLEDVARPINAFLKLLLARLKLRCNVSACSVDTTISKTLGNTQLKIGTVLRVVFEKGVKLLEICVREFRKEARQIFEILNNCMELYRNQRLFIDTDILKKLNKIILSFQVCFEKDEHFTLQRINCLLIICLLDDALLHNTKMQSYKDDSQMLEFLLRDYTFKENFPQRYKNIQLRVQKNVGRYQKLERYDNCFRAAVSLLQHPQDFESAGIIINGPDICIALENLKSVKLVEHIISAIIDCNALYVSQPELRAKANHLLILLLRLKHEPLRTYVYKMLAMAIKRHFACLMESERYCIGLTHEQLLDSQVLGIPLSSEFLLNLIYECGEGARESIRKISEDILMLILKSQNLVGEYWAKYVELLLPVLPLLQCCTKSPQIIKLLQNLLDPDTKQLPFLAVLQGNITFMFYHDSTVRNEALTRLIYMMNSVPEAEKYVPNILYISDIIPNDLCILKKPRVYQGIFVDATDFCERETLHNLLSLLEMPDVDPVIRKTTLMQLNVMCQQWHNLAAFCEESAHYLILRALENSLLAASYEDYTGAAIPAIGVLCKVLLYDAAVRRELSETPNMYVLLLRALCLYQNDIQLRQDACICLFLLLYANFLVVLGNQRVEAPRLLSHLEIPLNCEFQSFEQGNISFAEYNSVFESKLEETLYVRHLLAHSFCDKQIPIPKLYLEQQKSYDFDVDLQLTLRDWRLMNATIPKQNIQRFLRAMFNATNHESLMNASVSLQLQLLVRDQQSGTAATLMPDKLATELYSLIGKYLQLPPGSECDFDLFEELLNLCDLCVRLPLPTVSICLMEELIADFQHAMIALLKNTDLSLRLNLKLCTLLGNVVRAVKSVNSRHEGDGRIFHSNLFELIFQLITQYFQKRDLHRVRCLLHLQKVLSAFDIDVLDEQLLGYCRRFIKLSLALRSSTYTGAQWQIDCLTIVCQLYAQMEQPKHNFKLSDCTVKYLSGLCGHCNRQVRALAWCILTYLSRYEERNDERKSLTSGIDFIEKTLSYLPGGFMACCLCTFLDIGETNVVRQLAANLFTKFLSDNGKYNDAYELLTRHRFLSTADEAVRGTCVFEEQLPTQIDSNSVISITSCELISLFCRICLRMLQINADFATDLCASDFMIRLYELLKVPSAQSNPAYYTMCGDMCHLYGSCYSVNFVFLQRTLCRDHAWLMHFYQLLDQPLASDSVIVNVLQLLLIICKDDLAYEKLCQKIAKAPEFLVKHFLRAFNVGNVDTPLQRCSLAALSLLLIKSQNKLPKHDEQKTFLTVLEDNIEIRDSTIIKEDRSACKTTNMDKNVSNRQCGDMSRDSSAYKIAPADNEKIENIAMAGSTSSLPGVVRKSAAAFIFVELFRLFQHLYTVPACKFNTAPSKAQVQVGETLGVLLGLSPEARLAANGLKLFDKITQIFTTFFEQFKCTATTYVRRYGESKKVALIKNFQLLLNIHLHWFAAPDAALTDNSQSVALSKLTMQLWPWLPYSCELKELVLQVCTYHSEHSFVVCQQFSSLFSGYAHSLLQLVIKLVVAETTKLKANKADDFPVISTGLRVVMNCCSCADGRVTIIKAHMLDMFDGLHPFHLKSPKVKAEILRSWLQFWELFSRYQEGAQVRNLRALCDVISRTSTQSATRVILLRILRNMCFLPSNRSAIMNSADFICVVDAIVAHPLDSKSTSNAVLECASYEEQLIVCVGVWKLASAGVKYVALLRSTTLARHLRQLHEQLAALKETDSKKFSSISFANDLLYVLDVVLNIFNN, from the coding sequence ATGTCGCTACAACTCGATCATGCCACGGTACGAAAGCTATCTCACGAATCCTCAGAAATTAGGCTGCGAACTTTGGAGCAAATATGGAATAAGCTGAGTCGTGCCCTGGAACACAACGAGCAACTGCAATTTAAAGCAGGGGATTTATGCAAACAGCTTATCCGTTGGTTTGGGTTTCAACCATTATGTGCTGTACCGCGAGTTCTTAAATTGTTGCTATTGATTTTGCGTTCCAACTACAGCGAGGAAGCCATTCAACAGTTAGGCGTGGAGcgtttcaaaaaagaaatagaaaaagtaaaacTCTTACTTAAGAAATATCCCACCGAATCCCAAGCAGTAGATGAAATAAATCGTTTGCTAAGTGACTACCAAGAGAATCAAATGAAAGATGAAACGGATAAAGTTACAGAAgcttttaatttgctttccCTTCCTGCTACGGGTGAAGTGGGGTGTGCTAAATATGAGAAGTTGATAAGCCATTTTGAACCAACTGATTTCGAACAAGTGTGGTCAAAACCGACACCAGCCGATTTTACAGCGCTCTCATTTATAGCAGATTTGTTGACAACAGATATTGGAAAAGTGGAAATGACAAATGCCCTTCTTCATCTGGAAATTACAATGCAAGACTATCCAGCCGAATATATGCTTCAGGCGCCACATGTTTTTTTGGCTCTCATGCATTTGTTCCGCTTTGACGATGACATCGAAAGCAAGAGTGTGTTAGAAGATGTAGCTCGCCCTATCAATGCATTCTTGAAGCTTCTTTTAGCCCGTCTAAAACTGCGCTGTAATGTAAGTGCATGTTCAGTAGACACAACAATATCAAAAACACTCGGAAACACGCAATTAAAAATCGGTACAGTATTAcgtgttgtttttgaaaaaggtGTAAAACTATTGGAAATTTGTGTGCGAGAATTTCGTAAGGAAGCCCGTCAAATTTTCGAGATCCTAAATAACTGTATGGAATTATATCGCAATCAACGGCTATTCATTGATACAGATATTCTGAAGaagttaaacaaaattattcttAGCTTTCAAGTTTGTTTCGAGAAGGATGAACATTTTACATTACAACGAATTAATTGTCTGTTGATTATATGCCTACTGGACGATGCATTACTTCATAATACCAAAATGCAATCCTACAAGGATGATTCCCAGATGTTAGAGTTTCTGCTGCGTGACTacacatttaaagaaaattttccgCAAAGGTACAAAAACATTCAACTGCGTGTCCAAAAAAATGTTGGGCGATATCAGAAGTTAGAGCGATATGATAACTGTTTTCGAGCGGCGGTATCATTGTTACAGCATCCTCAAGATTTCGAAAGTGCAGGAATTATAATTAATGGACCAGATATTTGTATcgctttagaaaatttaaaaagtgtaaaacTCGTTGAACATATAATCAGTGCGATTATCGATTGTAATGCACTTTATGTATCACAACCCGAGTTACGTGCAAAAGCTAATCACCTTTTAATTCTACTACTGCGACTTAAGCATGAGCCACTGCGGACGTATGTCTACAAAATGCTTGCTATGGCTATAAAGCGTCATTTTGCTTGCTTAATGGAATCTGAACGCTACTGCATTGGATTAACCCATGAACAGTTACTAGATTCTCAAGTGTTAGGTATACCGTTGAGTAGTGAGTTTTTACTCAATCTGATTTACGAATGTGGCGAAGGAGCTAGGGAAAGCATTCGCAAAATTAGTGAGGATATACTTATGCTAATATTGAAGTCACAGAACTTAGTAGGAGAATATTGGGCGAAATATGTGGAATTATTGTTACCAGTTTTGCCGTTGTTACAATGTTGCACAAAATCTCCACAAATTATAAAGcttttgcaaaatttgcttGATCCAGATACAAAGCAATTACCATTTTTGGCGGTATTGCAAGGGAATATAACATTCATGTTTTATCACGATAGCACCGTGCGAAATGAAGCATTAACTCGACTCATATACATGATGAATTCGGTGCCGGAGGCTGAAAAGTACGTGCCTAATATTCTTTATATAAGTGACATAATACCCAACGATTTGTGCATTTTGAAAAAGCCGCGAGTATATCAAGGAATCTTTGTTGATGCTACCGATTTTTGTGAGCGAGAAACTTTGCATAATTTGTTGAGCTTGTTAGAGATGCCCGATGTGGACCCTGTGATACGTAAAACAACACTAATGCAATTAAATGTTATGTGCCAACAATGGCATAATTTGGCAGCATTTTGTGAGGAAAGTGCGCACTATTTGATACTACGAGCGCTCGAAAACTCATTGCTAGCTGCATCGTATGAAGATTACACTGGAGCTGCAATTCCTGCTATCGGTGTGCTCTGCAAAGTTTTGCTCTATGACGCCGCTGTGCGCCGCGAACTCTCCGAAAcgccaaatatgtatgtgttacTATTACGAGCACTTTGTCTTTATCAGAATGATATACAGTTGCGTCAAGACGCTTGTATTTGTCTTTTTTTACTGCTTTATGCTAATTTCCTTGTAGTATTGGGCAACCAACGGGTGGAAGCGCCAAGATTGTTAAGTCATTTAGAGATACCACTGAATTGCGAATTTCAGTCTTTCGAGCAAGGCAATATTTCCTTTGCTGAATACAATAGTGTTTTTGAGAGCAAATTAGAAGAAACTTTATACGTGCGACATTTGTTAGCTCACAGCTTTTGCGACAAACAAATCCCTATACCTAAGCTGTACCTGGAACAGCAAAAAAGCTACGATTTTGATGTTGACTTGCAGTTAACGTTACGCGATTGGCGTCTGATGAATGCTACGATCCCGAAACAAAATATTCAACGTTTTTTACGAGCGATGTTCAATGCTACAAATCACGAGTCGTTAATGAATGCAAGTGTTTCGCTGCAACTACAGCTGCTTGTCCGAGATCAGCAATCTGGTACTGCTGCCACATTGATGCCTGATAAACTAGCCACTGAGTTATATAGTTTAATTGGCAAATACTTACAACTACCACCGGGTAGTGAGTGTgattttgatctttttgaagaATTGCTAAACCTTTGCGATTTGTGTGTACGCCTGCCTTTACCAACAGTGAGTATCTGCCTAATGGAGGAACTCATTGCGGACTTTCAACATGCTATGATAGCACTTCTTAAAAACACGGATTTATCACTCCGATTAAACTTGAAATTGTGCACATTACTTGGAAACGTAGTCAGAGCCGTTAAATCCGTAAACAGTCGCCATGAAGGAGACGGGCGCATTTTTCATAGTAACTTATTTGAGTTGATCTTTCAATTGATAACGCAGTACTTTCAAAAACGGGATCTACATCGAGTACGTTGCTTATTACATCTACAGAAAGTATTGAGTGCCTTCGATATTGACGTTCTCGATGAGCAGCTCCTTGGTTACTGCAGGCGTTTTATCAAACTATCACTTGCTTTGAGATCGTCTACCTACACAGGTGCACAATGGCAGATTGATTGCCTTACCATTGTATGTCAATTGTATGCTCAAATGGAACAaccaaaacataattttaagcTTAGTGATTGTACCGTTAAGTATTTGAGTGGTTTATGTGGTCACTGCAACCGGCAAGTGCGCGCGCTTGCCTGGTGTATTTTAACATATCTGTCGCGCTATGAAGAGCGTAATGATGAAAGAAAATCGCTAACATCAGGTATTGACTTTATAGAAAAAACGCTATCTTATCTTCCTGGAGGTTTTATGGCATGCTGTTTGTGCACTTTTTTAGATATCGGCGAAACAAATGTGGTACGCCAGTTGGCGGCCAATTTATTTACTAAATTCCTCAGTGATAACGGTAAATATAACGATGCATATGAATTGCTTACGCGGCATAGATTCCTCTCAACCGCAGACGAAGCTGTACGTGGCACCTGTGTATTTGAGGAACAATTACCTACACAAATTGATTCCAATTCAGTAATCAGCATAACCAGCTGCGAATTGATAAGCCTTTTTTGTCGGATTTGCTTGAGGATGCTGCAAATCAATGCCGATTTCGCCACTGACTTGTGTGCAAGCGATTTTATGATCAGATTGTATGAGTTGCTGAAAGTGCCATCGGCGCAATCTAATCCTGCGTACTACACAATGTGCGGCGATATGTGTCACTTGTATGGCTCGTGTTAttctgtaaattttgtttttctgcaACGCACTTTGTGTCGGGATCATGCTTGGTTAATGCACTTTTACCAGTTGCTCGATCAGCCACTTGCGTCTGATTCCGTTATAGTCAATGTACTGCAGCTTCTGTTAATTATATGTAAAGATGATTTGGCCTATGAAAAGTTGTGCCAAAAAATTGCTAAAGCACCTGAATTTCTTGTGAAACACTTTTTACGCGCTTTTAACGTCGGCAATGTCGATACCCCTTTGCAACGATGTTCTCTTGCAGCGCTTAGTTTATTACTAATTAAATCCCAAAATAAATTGCCCAAGCATGATGAACAAAAAACGTTTTTGACAGTACTTGAAGATAATATTGAAATAAGAGATTCAACCATCATAAAGGAAGATCGTAGTGCGTGCAAGACAACAAATATGGACAAAAATGTATCGAACAGGCAGTGTGGTGATATGAGTCGCGATTCAAGCGCTTACAAAATTGCTCCGGCGGataatgaaaaaatcgaaaacatagCCATGGCAGGCAGCACTAGCTCATTGCCGGGAGTTGTTCGTAAATCTGCAGCTGCTTTTATTTTCGTTGAGCTGTTTCGGCTTTTTCAGCACCTATATACAGTTCCGGCTTGCAAATTTAATACTGCGCCATCCAAAGCACAAGTACAAGTTGGTGAAACATTGGGTGTTCTTTTGGGCCTTTCTCCCGAAGCGAGGTTGGCAGCAAATGGGCTGaaactttttgataaaattacGCAGATCTTTACTACGTTTTTTGAGCAGTTTAAATGCACTGCCACTACGTATGTGCGTCGATATGGGGAGAGCAAAAAGGTagcattaattaaaaattttcaattgctgTTGAACATACATTTACATTGGTTTGCGGCTCCTGATGCAGCGCTTACTGATAATTCGCAAAGTGTCGCTCTCTCTAAGCTTACAATGCAGTTGTGGCCGTGGCTACCATATTCTTGTGAATTAAAGGAGTTGGTATTGCAGGTGTGCACCTATCACAGCGAACACTCATTTGTGGTATGTCAACAATTTTCTTCGCTGTTTTCCGGATATGCCCATTCATTGCTACAACTAGTCATTAAGTTGGTTGTAGCTGAAACAACAAAGTTAAAAGCGAATAAAGCTGACGATTTTCCAGTTATCAGCACAGGATTGCGCGTCGTTATGAATTGTTGCTCTTGCGCTGACGGTCGCGTCACCATCATTAAGGCACACATGTTGGACATGTTCGATGGCCTGCATCCGTTTCATTTAAAGTCGCCTAAAGTGAAAGCGGAAATATTGCGCTCATGGTTGCAGTTTTGGGAACTATTTTCGCGCTACCAAGAAGGTGCACAAGTCCGCAATTTACGAGCTTTATGTGATGTAATATCTCGAACTTCTACCCAGAGTGCAACACGCGTAATTCTGCTGCGTATATTACGTAATATGTGTTTCTTGCCTAGTAATCGCTCAGCAATAATGAATTCAGCGGATTTCATTTGTGTCGTCGATGCGATTGTTGCCCATCCATTAGATTCGAAATCGACGTCAAATGCGGTACTGGAATGTGCATCCTATGAAGAACAATTGATTGTGTGTGTTGGTGTTTGGAAATTAGCATCAGCGGGTGTCAAGTATGTTGCGCTGTTGCGCAGCACCACTTTGGCCAGGCATCTGCGGCAATTACATGAACAACTAGCAGCGCTCAAGGAAACAGactccaaaaagttttccaGTATCTCTTTTGCGAACGACTTATTATATGTTCTTGATgtagttttaaatatatttaataattag